Part of the Amycolatopsis sp. 195334CR genome is shown below.
CACAAGCAGAACCACGACCAGCTCGCCGGAATCATCGCGCTCGCCGAGCGCATGGGCGCCGACCGGCTCGAACTGGCGAACACGCAGTACTACGGCTGGGCGCTGAAGAACCGCACGGCGTTGATGCCGACCAGGGCGCAGCTGGCCGCCGCCGAGCCGATCGTGCGTGCCGCCACCGAACGCCTGCGCGGCACGATGGAGATCATCTACGTGGTCGCCGACTACTACGAGCCCTATCCGAAGCCGTGCATGTACGGCTGGGGTGCGCGGCAGCTGACCGTGGCCCCGAACGGTGACGTGCTGCCGTGCCCGGCGGCGACCGCGATCAGCACGCTCGACCTGGACAACGTGACCCGGAAGTCCCTGCACGACATCTGGTACGGCTCGACCTCGTTCAACGCCTACCGCGGTGAGGACTGGATGAGCGAGACCTGCCGTTCCTGCGACCGGCGCGGCACCGACCACGGCGGCTGCCGCTGCCAGGCGTTCCTGCTGACCGGGGACGCGGCGGCCACCGATCCGGTCTGCTCGCGTTCGCCGGATCGTGAGATCGTCGACCTCATCCTGAGCGCGCCACCACCCGCGGTGGAACCGGAGCTGGTCCTGCGGCGGGTGGCGCGATGAAGGTACTGCTGCTCGGGACGGCCGCCGGAGGTGGTTTCCCGCAATGGAACTGCGCCTGCGCACTGTGCACTTCGGACGCTCCACACCGGACTCAGGACTGCGTGGCGGTCAGCGCGGACGGCCGCGGCTGGTACCTGCTCAACGCCTCACCGGACATCCGCGCGCAGATCCTGGCGTCTCCGGTGCTGCGCGCCGGTCCGGGTCCGCGCGAAACGCCGTTGCGCGGCGCGCTGGTCACCGATGCCGAACTGGACCACACGCTCGGCCTGGTCATGTTGCGGGAGGCGCCCGCTTTTGGTGTGTGGGGACCGGATGCCGCCCTGCACGCGATGCGGGACGCACTGCCGGTCGGCCAGTACGGGGACTGGACCTTCACCGCGGTGGAGCCGGAGATCGGCGGTCTTCGCGTGCGCGTCCTGCCGGTCAGCGACAAGAAGCCGAAGTACGCCCGCGACTCCACTTCGGACGGTCCTTGGGTGGTCGCCTACCGGATCGAGGACCCGGCGACCGGCGGCGTGTTCGTCTACGCGCCCTGCCTGGCGACCTGGCCGTCCGGCTTCGACGAGTTCACCGAGGGCGCGGATTACGTGTTGCTGGACGGCACCTTCTACAGCGCCGACGAGATGTCCGGGGCGACGCGCGCCATCGGTTCCCAAGCACAGCGCGCCATGGGGCACGTCCCGATCTCCGGCGCGGACGGCAGCCTCGCCCGGCTGCGCCCGGGGCCGCGGTGGGCCTACACCCACCTCAACAACACGAACCCGGTGCTCGACCCGGATTCCGCCGAGCACAAGGAGGTGCTGGCCGCCGGCGCCGAAGTCCCCCTGGATGGCACCATGTTGGACCTCTAGGCGACACCCTCCGGATTTGCACCCCCGACCTGGATGGCGTCGGCGGTGCGGCGTTCGATCTCGGCCAGGTCCTCGGCGGTCAGGTCGACGTCGGCGGCGGCCAGGCTCTCGGAGATGTTCTTCGGCTTCCGCGCGCCGACGATCGCCACGTGCACGCCGGGTTGTGCGAGCACCCAGGCGATCGCCAGCTGGCTGACCGAAAGGTCCTTGGTGGCGGCGAACTCCTTGAGCCGGTCCACCACTTCCAGGTTGCGCCGCAGGCTTTCGCCGCGGAACGCGGACGACTGCGAGCGCCAGTCGTCGCTGTCGAAGGTGCTGTCGGGCGTGAGCGCTCCGGTGAGCAGGCCGCTGCCCAGCGCGCTGTAGGCGAGCACGCCGATGTTGTGCTCCCGCGCGTAGGGCATCGGGTCCTGCTCGATCGCCCGGCGAAACAGGTGGTACGGCGGCTGGAGCGTCTCCACCGGCCGCGTGGCGTCGAAGGCGGCCAGTTGGCGGGTGTCGTAATTGGACACTCCGGCGTGGCGGATCTTCCCCTCGTCCACGAGTTCCTGCAGTGCGCTCGCGGTCTCCTCGGCGGGGGTGTCCTTATCTGGCCAGTGCACCTGGTAGAGGTCGATGTGGTCGAGACCGAGGTGGCGCAGGCTCTCCTCGACCCCGCTGCGCAGCGACTTGCGCCCGGCGTCGCGCGAGCGCTCCTCGCCGGGGTAGATGCCACCCTTGGTGGCGATCACCAGGCTGTCGCGGTCACGCTTCAGCTCGTCGCGCAACGCCTTGCCCAGCAACGCCTCCGACTTGCCGAAGCCGTAACCCTGTGCGGTGTCGAAGAAGTTGACGCCCAGCTCGCGCGCGTGCCGGATGGCCTCGGCCGCGGTGTCCTCGTCGAAGGCGCCCCAGTCCCCACCGAGCTGCCAGGTCCCGAAGGCGATCCGGGAGACCTCCAGCCCGCTCCTGCCCAAAGTCGTCGTACGCATGCGACCAGCGAAACACAGGGGCGCGCGGGGCGCAGGACGCAACCCCCAAAGAACTGTTTGACAGCTCTTTGGGGGTTGCCCGATACTCGGGTCCATGCCGGAGAAGACCTCGCTGGTCGAGTTGCGCGTGCTCGCCCACCCGTTGCGGCTGCGCATCCTGTCGCTGCTCACCGGGGCCGCGATGAGCGCCGCCGAAGCCGCCCGTGAGCTGCGGGAAACGCAGGCGAACGTGAGCTACCACCTGCGGCGGCTGCACGAGGCCGGGCTGCTCGACGTCGTCGAGGAGGTCCGCATCCACGGCGGGCTGGCGAAGCGCTACCGGCACATCCCGCGGGACACCCCGCGCTGGGACCACGACGATCACGAGGGCGAGCAGTTGTTCGCTTCCGCGCTGGCCGGCGAACTGCGCCGTCGCACCACGCACCGCCTGCCGACCGGGCGTTCGGCCGTCACCGACGCCGAAGTCTGGCTCGACCCGGCCGACTGGGAGCGGGCGGTGCAACTGGCGAACGACCTCGGCGACCTGCTGCACAGCGCCGCCCTGCCGCCGCGCGCGGATGACGCTCGGCGGGTGAGCGCCACCATCGCGTTGTTCGAGATGGAGCGGTCATGAGCCTGCGGGAACCGTTGCAGCATCGCAGTTTCCGCTGGTTGCTAGCGGGGCGCACGGGGGCCGAACTGGCCAACGCGATCGCGCCGGTGGCGCTGGCGTTCGCGGTGCTCGACCTGACCGGTTCGGTGGTCGACCTCGGCCTGGTGGTCGGGGTGCGGTCGCTGGCGAACGTGATCCTGTTGCTGTTCGGCGGGGTGCTGGCGGACCGGTTGCCGCGCGCGTTGATCCTGCAGGGCACGGGCTTGGCCGCGGCGGTCACCCAGGGCCTGATCGCGGCGAGCGTGATCGGGGGCTTCGCGTCGATCCCGTTGTTGCTGGGGTTGAGCGCTTTGAACGGCGCGGTGAGCGCGATGTCGTTGCCCGCGGCGGCTTCGCTCACTCCGCAGACGGTGCCGGTCGCGTTGCTCACCCCGGCGAACGCACTGGCGCGCATGGGCGCGAACACCGGGCGCATCCTGGGCGCGGCTCTGGGCGGGATGCTCGCCGCCGGGATCGGCGCGGGCTGGGCGATCGCGGTGGACGCGGGGATCTTCCTGCTCTCGGCCGCGGGCTACCGGGGCGTGCGGATCGCGGCGCGGGTGCGTTCCTCGCCGTCGCACCCGCTGAAGGACCTGGTCGAGGGGTGGCGGGAGTTCACCGCGCGGTCGTGGGTGTGGATCGTGGTGGCGCAGTTCACCGTGGTGAACGCGGTGATCATGGGGAGCCACGCGGTGATCGGGCCGAAGGTGGCCGACGACACGGTGGGCCGGGCGGCGTGGGGCTTCATCCTGGCGGCGGAGACGCTGGGGGCTTTTGTCGGCGGGGTGCTGGCCGCGCGGTGGCAGCCGCGGCGGGCCCTGTTTATTGGGGTGGGGATGATCGCGGTGGAAGCGGTGCCTCTGGTGACGCTGGCTTCGGCGCCCTCGTTGATCCCGCTGCTGGCGACGATGTTCCTGGCGGGGGTTGCCATTGAGCAGTTCGTGGTGGCCTGGGATGTGTCGCTGCAGGAGAACATCCCCGAAGGCAAACTGGCGCGGGTTTACTCGTACGACATGCTGGGCTCCTTCATCGCCATGCCCATCGGTGAAATCGCGGCGGGCCCACTCGCCGACCGCTTCGGCGCGGAGGCGACATTGCATGCCGGAGCACTGCTCGTTCTCGTGAGCACCGCTCTCGCTTTGTGCAGCCGCCAGATTCGCTCTCTCACCCGCCGCTCTTTAAAGCCGGGCGATGTCACCGGCCCCCTCCCACCTACGGACCACACGCACACCCCTTGACCTGGCGCCCACCCGATGGACGAGGCACCCGCCCCCTTTGCCCGGGCACCGAGTCGGCGGTCGAGGCACGCGCCCCCCTCGATCGAGACGCCGAACCCCTTGGACGAAGCACTCGCCCCTTTGTTCAAGACACCGCGCCAGCGGACGAGGCACCCCACCCTCGATCGCGACTGCCGGACCGGTGGCCGCCCCCTTCGACCGCGGCAGCCGGGTCGGTGGTCGCCGCGACTCCCCCTCTCCCCTCGGACTGGGTGATCATTTCGAGAGCAGTGCTCTCGTTTGTGATCAAGGGTCTCGTTTCAGAGCGGTCGGCACACCGGGCAGCCGCCCGGCGAAGACAGGTCCGGCGAGAGCAGGTCCGGAGAGGACGGGCCCAGCGTCACGAATGCAACTTAAGAAGCACCGCGTCTCGAAAGCCACGTTCGTGACACCCCTGGAGAGCACGAAGCGAGAGCGGTGCTCACCAAAGCGAGCATCGCTCTCGCAACCCGAGCAACCCCGCAACCCGCAACCCTGCAACCCCCAGCAGCCCGCCCTAGCTCACCGCAGCGGAGCGGCGGCTCGATCCGTAGCCCAGGGCTTGACCTCTTCCACCAGCTTCGCCACCGCCAGCACCAAGTCATCCGAGTGCCGCGGCCCCACGATCTGCAACCCCACCGGCAACCCCGCGGCCGTGAACCCGATCGGCACGCTGATAGCCGGCTGCTGAGTCAAGTTGAACGGATAAGTGAACCGCGTCCACTCCGGCCAAGTCCGGTAAGCGCTCCCCGGCGGCACATCGTGCCCAGCCTCGAAGGGCGAGATCGGCATCATCGGCGTGATCAGCACATCGTGCCGCAGGTGGAACTCACCCATGTGAATCCCCAACGCCGCCCGTACCGCGCTCGCCTCCAGGTAGTCGCTCGCCGAGAAGGTGTGCCCGTGCTCCCAGACCCGCCGCAGCCCCTGGTCGATCAGCTCCTCCGAACCCGCCGGGAACGTGTCGAGCCACTTCGCCGCCCCCGTCGACCACAGCACATCGAAGGCATCCAACGGATCCGCGAACCCCGGGTCCGTCTCCTCGACCCGCAACCCCGCCTCGTTCAGCGCCGCCACCACCGACAGCGTGATCCGCGCGATCTCCGGATCCACGTCCACGTAACCCAGATTCGCCGAGTACGCCGCATTCACCCCGCGCACGTCCCGCCGCACGGCCTCCCGGTACGAACTCGCCGGCGGCGCCAGAGCCGAAGGATCACGGTGATCCGGCAGCGCGAGCACATCCAGCAACAACGCCACGTCGTCCACCGAACGCGCCATCGGACCCGCGTGCCCCAACGGCCCGAACGGACTCGCCGGGAACAACGGGATCCGCCCGTGCGTCGGCTTGAACCCGACGATTCCGCAGAACGAAGCCGGAATCCGCACCGACCCGCCACCATCGGTACCGACCGACAGCTCCCCCATGCCCGCCGCCACGGCCGCCGCGCTGCCACCGCTGGACCCACCCGCGGTCAGCGCGGGGTTCCACGGGTTGCGCGTGATGCCGTTCAACGTGTTGTCCGTGACGGCCTTCCAGCCCAGCTCCGGCGTGGTCGTCTTGCCGAGCAGCACCAGCCCGTGCTCACGCAGCCGCGCGGTGACCGGGCTGTCCACCTCCCACGGACCGGCCGGGTCGATGCACCGCGAACCCCGCTGCGTCGGCCAGCCCTGGCTGAGGAACATGTCCTTGATCGACGTCGGCACCCCGTCCAGCCAGCCGATCGGATGGCCCTCGCGCCACCGCTGCTCGGCCAGCTTCGCCTGCTCCAGCGCGGAGTCGGCGTCGACGAGGCAGTAGGCGTTGAGCTCGCCGTCCCGCTCGGCGATCGCGTCGAGTGAAGCTTGCGTCGCCTCCACCGGCGACAGCTCCCCGGACCCGTAGGCCGCGACGAGCTCACTGGCCGTCAGCAGGGTCCCCGACTCGTTCATGGTCCTCCTCAGTTGCTGCCTGACGGCACGTAGCCCAATCCCTTGTCCACGACATTACGAAGCGGCTGCCCGGTGCGCCACCGCTCGAAGTTCGCGGCGAACACCTCGACCAGCGTGTTCCGCCAGCCGATGAAGTCCCCGGACATGTGCGGTGAGATCAGCACGTTCTCCATGGTCCACAGTGGACTGTCCGAGGGCAGCGGCTCGGTGTCGAACACGTCGAGCGCGGCACCGGCCGGGCGGCCGTCGCGCAGCGCGGCGACCAGGTCGCCGGTCACCACCAGCTCGCCCCGGCCGACGTTGACGAACCGCGAACCTGGCTTCATCGCGGCGAAGGCGCGCGCGTCGAACATGCCCTTGGTCTGCTCGGTCAGCGGCGCCACCGCGATCACGTAGTCGTAGTCGCCGAGGTGCGTGGTCAGCTCGGCCGACGCGTGCACCACGCCGAAGTCGGGATCGGACTCGCGCGCCGTGCGCCCGGCACCGGCGACGGACAGCCCGGCGGCGCGCAGCAGGCGCGCGATCGACCGGCCGATCGGCCCGGTGCCGACCACCAGCGCCCGGCGGCCAGCGACCCGCTCGGTCTCGCGGTGCAGCCAGGTCCGCTCCTGCTGCAACCGCCGCGAGCGCGCGAAGTCCTTGGCGAAGGCGAGCACCACGCCCAGCACGTACTCGGCGATGGCGTCGTCGAAGACACCGCGCGAGTTTGTCAGCACCACGTCGCTGTCGCGCAGCCCGGGGAACAGCACCGGGTCGACGCCCGCGCTCGCGATGTGCAGCCAGCGCAACCGATCCGCGGCCGCCCACGCACCGGGGACGGCGGTGGACAGGAAGTCGTAGACGAACAGGATGTCAGCGCCGTGTAACGCCTTCTTTAAACCCGCCTCGTCGGTGTAACGCACCGACGCCACCTGCTCGATGCTGTCCATGTCCGGGGGGTGCTGGTCGCCGCACAGCACCGCCAACACCGGGGATTCCGTGCCGATCACCGTTGACACGGTATGAGCCGGTCGTATGATTGTCAACAATCCGAGGAGCCACCCCGGAGGCTCTCTGCATTCCTGAAGACGTCACCGCGGAGGCTAGGCCTTGGATTTCCAGTTGCCTGTGTTCGATGGCCCGCTCGCCCAGCGGGGCATCGGCGTGATCGCGCCGTTCGACCTCGCGCTCGAGCGCGAGTTGTGGCGCTGGGTGCCGATGGAGGTCTCCCTCCACCTGGCGCGCACCCCGTACGAGCCGGTCCCGGTGAGCATGGAGATGGCGCAACTCGTCAGTGACAGCAAGCACCTCGCGGCCGCCACCCGTGACGTGCTTCACGTGGAACCAGAGGTTGTCGCGTACCTCTGCACGTCGGGCAGCTTCGTCAACGGCATCGACTACGAGCGCTCGTTGTGCAAGGCGATCTGCGACGCCGGGGCGCCGGACGCGGTGACCACCTCGGGCGCGCTCGCCGAGGTGCTGCACCGCCTCGACCTGCACAAAGTCTCGGTGCTGACGCCGTACGACCAGGACCTGACCGGGAAGCTGCACGACTTCCTGGCCGAACTGGACGTGAAAACGGTGTCCAGTGACCACCTCGGACTCGGTGGCGGCATCTGGAAGGTGAGCTACCGGACCATCGCCGAGCGCATCCTCGCCGCCGACCACTCCGAGGCCGAAGCGGTGTTCGTCAGCTGCACCAACCTGCCGACCTTCGACCTGATCGAGCCGCTGGAGGCGGCGCTCGGCAAGCCGGTGCTGACCGCGAACCAGCTGACCATGTGGGCCTGCCTGATGCGGATGGGCCTGCCGCTCGTCGGTCCCGGGAAGTGGTTGCGTGACGTTTCGTAGCGTGGTTCGTTAGGATTGTTGACAATCTGCAGGAGGTGCTCAGGCTTGACCACGATCGGCTTCATCTACCCCGACCACGCGGCCGAGGACGACTACCCGCTCGCCGAGCGCCTCCTCGGGCCGGAGTTCCGGCTCCCGGTCGAGCACATCTACGGCACGGACCTGCACGCCGTGCCCGAGTTGCTCGACCTCGGCAGCCCCGAACGCCTCAAGGAAGGCGCCGGTCTGCTGGCGAAGCACGAACCGGACGCGGTGATCTGGGCGTGCACCAGCGGCAGCTTCGTCTACGGCTGGGAAGGCGCGCGCAAGCAGGCCGACCAGCTCGCCGAGGCCGCCGGAGTGCCGTCGACCAGCACCTCCTTCGCGTTCGTCGAGGCGGCCAGGGCGCTCGAGGTGCGGAAGGTGGCCGTCGCGGCCAGCTACCCCGACGACGTGGCGCGGCTGTTCGTCGAATTCCTGGCCGCGGGCGGGGTCGAGGTGCTCGCGATGTCCAGTGCGGACATCGACACCGCGGCCGAGGTCGGCGAGCTGAGCCCGGAGGTGGTGATCGAGCTGGCGGTCTCGCACGACCACCCGGAGGCCGACGCCGTGCTCGTGCCCGACACCGCGATGCGCACGCTCGGCGTGCTCGGCGCCATCGAAAACCGGCTCGGAAAGCCGGTTCTGACCGCGAACCAGGTGACCATCTGGGAGGGTCTCCGGCAGGCCGGCGTCTCGGTGGCGTCCGGCGAGCTGGGAGAACTGTTCACGAGAACGGTCCGGGAAAAGGGAAACTGACATGCCGCTGGCCGACATCGAACCGGTGAGCCGGGAGTCCACCGCGGGCATCATCGCGCGGCAGCTCCGCGACGCGATCATGACCGGCGCGCTGCCACCGGGCACGCAGCTGGGCGAGACGGAGCTGGCGTCGCGGTTCCAGGTCTCGCGGGGACCGCTGCGCGAGGCAATGCAGCGGCTGGTGTCCGAGGGGCTGCTGCGCAGCGAGCGGCACCGCGGGCTCTTCGTGATCGATCTCGAGCCGGACGACGTGTACGACATCTACGTCGCGCGGGCCGCGATCGAACGGGCGGCGGCGCTGCGGATCATGCGCGGTGACCGGGAGAAGGCCGCCGCCGCGCTGGACGAGATCGTGCGCGCGATGGCCGCGGCCGCCGACGAGGACGACCCGACCGCCCTGTCCGACGCCGATCTGCGCTTCCACGAGGTGCTGGTCGCCGAGTCCGGCAGCCGCAGGCTGATGCGGATGACGCAGACGCTGCTGATCGAGACGCGCATGTGCCTGTCCATGCTGCAGCAGACCTACCAGCGGGTCGAGGAACGGGTCGACGAGCACAACCAGCTGATCGACGCCATCCGCGCGGGTGACGAGGAGTCGGTGCTGAAGCAGCTGGAGGCGCACATGGAGGACGCCATCCAGCGGTTGCTGCCGGGGACCTCATTGCACTGACGAAAGTAAGGGGCGGGTGGCGACGGTCGGCCACTGCGCCGGCCCCACCCCGGTTTCTAACGTCGTCACGTGACCAAATCGAAGCTGCTCTGGTGGTCCGGCGTCGTCCTGCTGGCGCTGTCCGTGCACACCAACTGGGCCAGTCCCCTCGCCGCGTGGTTGTTCGCCGTTCCGCTGCTGTTGTTCACCGCGCCGCGCGGGCTGCCCAAGGTGCTCGGCGCGCTCGCGATCGGCACGACCGTCTGGCTCGCGGCGACCAGCCTGCTCTTCGTCCCGGCGGCGCTGCTCGCGTTCGGCGCGCTCACGGTGTTGCAGTGGCTCGCCTTCGTCGCGCACAAGCTGCTTTCCCCGCGCCTGCCCGGTTTTCTCGGCACGCTGGTCTTCCCGGCCACGCTCGCGGGCGCCGAGTACCTGTTCGCGCTGGTCATCCGCTTCGGTGACTACGGCGCGCTCGGCTCGACCCAGCACGCCAACCTCCCGCTGCTGCAACTCGCGTCGGTCACCGGCGTGTACGGGATCACCTTCCTCATGGGCTGGTTCGCTTCGACGGCCGTGTGGGCGTGGGAAACCCGCAACGCGCGCAGGTTCGTGGTGTACGGACTGGTGCTGGCGGCGGTGTTCGCCGCCGGGGCCGCGCGGCTCACCTTCTTCGCACCCACCGAGAAGTCCGTGCGCGTCGCCGCGGTGAGCCCGAGCCACACCGCCGACGAACGCTCCGGCGACGCGCTTTCCACAATGGACATCGAGTACT
Proteins encoded:
- a CDS encoding D-2-hydroxyacid dehydrogenase; its protein translation is MIGTESPVLAVLCGDQHPPDMDSIEQVASVRYTDEAGLKKALHGADILFVYDFLSTAVPGAWAAADRLRWLHIASAGVDPVLFPGLRDSDVVLTNSRGVFDDAIAEYVLGVVLAFAKDFARSRRLQQERTWLHRETERVAGRRALVVGTGPIGRSIARLLRAAGLSVAGAGRTARESDPDFGVVHASAELTTHLGDYDYVIAVAPLTEQTKGMFDARAFAAMKPGSRFVNVGRGELVVTGDLVAALRDGRPAGAALDVFDTEPLPSDSPLWTMENVLISPHMSGDFIGWRNTLVEVFAANFERWRTGQPLRNVVDKGLGYVPSGSN
- a CDS encoding GntR family transcriptional regulator, translating into MPLADIEPVSRESTAGIIARQLRDAIMTGALPPGTQLGETELASRFQVSRGPLREAMQRLVSEGLLRSERHRGLFVIDLEPDDVYDIYVARAAIERAAALRIMRGDREKAAAALDEIVRAMAAAADEDDPTALSDADLRFHEVLVAESGSRRLMRMTQTLLIETRMCLSMLQQTYQRVEERVDEHNQLIDAIRAGDEESVLKQLEAHMEDAIQRLLPGTSLH
- the pqqE gene encoding pyrroloquinoline quinone biosynthesis protein PqqE, giving the protein MDVKPAEPPLGMLAELTHRCPLHCSYCSNPIELITRDGELGTDQWLSVLSQARELGVLQVHMSGGEPLARPDLPELVSHASDLGCYVNLVTSGLGLTAKRLDDLADRGLAHIQLSVQGADAERADRLAGTRAHEHKIAAAALINESGLPLSVNVVLHKQNHDQLAGIIALAERMGADRLELANTQYYGWALKNRTALMPTRAQLAAAEPIVRAATERLRGTMEIIYVVADYYEPYPKPCMYGWGARQLTVAPNGDVLPCPAATAISTLDLDNVTRKSLHDIWYGSTSFNAYRGEDWMSETCRSCDRRGTDHGGCRCQAFLLTGDAAATDPVCSRSPDREIVDLILSAPPPAVEPELVLRRVAR
- a CDS encoding helix-turn-helix domain-containing protein; this encodes MPEKTSLVELRVLAHPLRLRILSLLTGAAMSAAEAARELRETQANVSYHLRRLHEAGLLDVVEEVRIHGGLAKRYRHIPRDTPRWDHDDHEGEQLFASALAGELRRRTTHRLPTGRSAVTDAEVWLDPADWERAVQLANDLGDLLHSAALPPRADDARRVSATIALFEMERS
- a CDS encoding amidase — its product is MNESGTLLTASELVAAYGSGELSPVEATQASLDAIAERDGELNAYCLVDADSALEQAKLAEQRWREGHPIGWLDGVPTSIKDMFLSQGWPTQRGSRCIDPAGPWEVDSPVTARLREHGLVLLGKTTTPELGWKAVTDNTLNGITRNPWNPALTAGGSSGGSAAAVAAGMGELSVGTDGGGSVRIPASFCGIVGFKPTHGRIPLFPASPFGPLGHAGPMARSVDDVALLLDVLALPDHRDPSALAPPASSYREAVRRDVRGVNAAYSANLGYVDVDPEIARITLSVVAALNEAGLRVEETDPGFADPLDAFDVLWSTGAAKWLDTFPAGSEELIDQGLRRVWEHGHTFSASDYLEASAVRAALGIHMGEFHLRHDVLITPMMPISPFEAGHDVPPGSAYRTWPEWTRFTYPFNLTQQPAISVPIGFTAAGLPVGLQIVGPRHSDDLVLAVAKLVEEVKPWATDRAAAPLR
- a CDS encoding MFS transporter, whose protein sequence is MSLREPLQHRSFRWLLAGRTGAELANAIAPVALAFAVLDLTGSVVDLGLVVGVRSLANVILLLFGGVLADRLPRALILQGTGLAAAVTQGLIAASVIGGFASIPLLLGLSALNGAVSAMSLPAAASLTPQTVPVALLTPANALARMGANTGRILGAALGGMLAAGIGAGWAIAVDAGIFLLSAAGYRGVRIAARVRSSPSHPLKDLVEGWREFTARSWVWIVVAQFTVVNAVIMGSHAVIGPKVADDTVGRAAWGFILAAETLGAFVGGVLAARWQPRRALFIGVGMIAVEAVPLVTLASAPSLIPLLATMFLAGVAIEQFVVAWDVSLQENIPEGKLARVYSYDMLGSFIAMPIGEIAAGPLADRFGAEATLHAGALLVLVSTALALCSRQIRSLTRRSLKPGDVTGPLPPTDHTHTP
- the pqqB gene encoding pyrroloquinoline quinone biosynthesis protein PqqB produces the protein MKVLLLGTAAGGGFPQWNCACALCTSDAPHRTQDCVAVSADGRGWYLLNASPDIRAQILASPVLRAGPGPRETPLRGALVTDAELDHTLGLVMLREAPAFGVWGPDAALHAMRDALPVGQYGDWTFTAVEPEIGGLRVRVLPVSDKKPKYARDSTSDGPWVVAYRIEDPATGGVFVYAPCLATWPSGFDEFTEGADYVLLDGTFYSADEMSGATRAIGSQAQRAMGHVPISGADGSLARLRPGPRWAYTHLNNTNPVLDPDSAEHKEVLAAGAEVPLDGTMLDL
- a CDS encoding aldo/keto reductase — its product is MRTTTLGRSGLEVSRIAFGTWQLGGDWGAFDEDTAAEAIRHARELGVNFFDTAQGYGFGKSEALLGKALRDELKRDRDSLVIATKGGIYPGEERSRDAGRKSLRSGVEESLRHLGLDHIDLYQVHWPDKDTPAEETASALQELVDEGKIRHAGVSNYDTRQLAAFDATRPVETLQPPYHLFRRAIEQDPMPYAREHNIGVLAYSALGSGLLTGALTPDSTFDSDDWRSQSSAFRGESLRRNLEVVDRLKEFAATKDLSVSQLAIAWVLAQPGVHVAIVGARKPKNISESLAAADVDLTAEDLAEIERRTADAIQVGGANPEGVA
- a CDS encoding maleate cis-trans isomerase, which encodes MTTIGFIYPDHAAEDDYPLAERLLGPEFRLPVEHIYGTDLHAVPELLDLGSPERLKEGAGLLAKHEPDAVIWACTSGSFVYGWEGARKQADQLAEAAGVPSTSTSFAFVEAARALEVRKVAVAASYPDDVARLFVEFLAAGGVEVLAMSSADIDTAAEVGELSPEVVIELAVSHDHPEADAVLVPDTAMRTLGVLGAIENRLGKPVLTANQVTIWEGLRQAGVSVASGELGELFTRTVREKGN
- a CDS encoding Asp/Glu/hydantoin racemase, producing MDFQLPVFDGPLAQRGIGVIAPFDLALERELWRWVPMEVSLHLARTPYEPVPVSMEMAQLVSDSKHLAAATRDVLHVEPEVVAYLCTSGSFVNGIDYERSLCKAICDAGAPDAVTTSGALAEVLHRLDLHKVSVLTPYDQDLTGKLHDFLAELDVKTVSSDHLGLGGGIWKVSYRTIAERILAADHSEAEAVFVSCTNLPTFDLIEPLEAALGKPVLTANQLTMWACLMRMGLPLVGPGKWLRDVS